In Horticoccus luteus, the following proteins share a genomic window:
- a CDS encoding tetratricopeptide repeat protein, which translates to MRSIFLTVVLIAVTGLSAKEVSLSLKSIDSTLSVIAPHAQDFPPSFSSVAERRQIEAQLRELLVMLDAAVAQYPDNPELLFRDGFANAMGHNLDFEGCAQKYFKAFDRLLELKPNDSRANFYYGAFLSATAARQKDSIAYLEKALALGVTDAHYTLAFVYLSQGDKAKALSHLREYAKLHPDEPAIVQKISEIENARIEIRHEPPPNYDEMLKKKEPNSERSAAP; encoded by the coding sequence ATGCGTTCCATCTTTTTGACCGTCGTCTTGATTGCAGTTACAGGTTTGTCGGCAAAGGAAGTGTCGCTGAGCCTGAAGTCGATTGACTCGACATTGTCGGTGATCGCTCCCCACGCCCAAGACTTCCCGCCGAGTTTTTCTTCGGTGGCGGAACGGAGGCAGATCGAGGCTCAGCTTAGGGAATTGCTTGTGATGCTGGACGCCGCAGTCGCTCAGTATCCCGACAATCCAGAGCTATTGTTTCGTGACGGTTTTGCGAATGCGATGGGGCACAATCTCGATTTCGAGGGTTGTGCGCAGAAGTATTTCAAGGCTTTCGATCGGCTGCTGGAGTTGAAGCCCAACGACAGCCGAGCGAATTTCTATTACGGCGCCTTTCTGTCCGCCACGGCCGCCCGGCAGAAAGATAGCATTGCCTATCTGGAGAAGGCTTTGGCACTTGGCGTCACCGACGCCCACTACACGCTGGCGTTTGTCTACCTCAGCCAAGGAGACAAGGCGAAGGCCTTGTCGCACCTGAGAGAGTATGCGAAACTCCATCCTGACGAGCCGGCCATTGTGCAGAAGATCAGCGAGATTGAGAATGCCAGGATTGAGATTCGGCACGAACCTCCACCGAACTATGACGAGATGTTGAAGAAGAAGGAGCCCAACTCTGAGCGTTCTGCTGCGCCGTAG